A genomic window from Chanos chanos chromosome 14, fChaCha1.1, whole genome shotgun sequence includes:
- the impact gene encoding protein IMPACT — protein sequence MAEALQNMSDLQSQIDEIEALSSIYGDEWCVIDEASRIFCIKISDDIEQPKWTVCLQIILPHDYPSAAPPIYQINAAWLRGPERVKLSNSLEELYLENAGESILYLWVEKIREFLIEKSQSGETVEGLDTLKAMRTEEEEDYDEDVLLDYSALKLNTEQSHLFSDRLVDEELPPIHHGEAITDRRSTFQPHLAPVVSPKQVRMVLDKLYENKKIASATHNIYAYRIYCEDKNTFLQDCEDDGETAAGGRLLHLLQILDARNVLVVVSRWYGGILLGPDRFKHINNCARNILIQEGYTESTDEASKSSGKNKKAKSKKTK from the exons ATGGCAGAGGCTTTGCAAAACATGAGTGACCTGCAGTCTCAA ATTGATGAAATCGAAGCTCTTTCATCCATATATGGTGATGAGTGGTGTGTGATTGATGAGGCTTCAAGAATATTTTGCATCAAAATATCAGATGACATTGAGCAGCCTAAATGGACTGTTTGTTTACAG ATTATACTCCCCCACGATTACCCAAGCGCAGCTCCACCTATATACCAGATAAA CGCTGCATGGTTAAGAGGTCCTGAGAGAGTGAAACTCTCAAACAGCCTAGAGGAACTTTACTT GGAGAATGCTGGAGAAAGCATCCTCTATCTGTGGGTGGAGAAAATACGTGAATTCCTCATAGAGAAATCCCAAAGTGGAGAAACAG TGGAGGGATTGGATACGTTGAAGGCGATGAGAaccgaggaggaggaggattaTGATGAAGATGTTCTTCTAGATTACAGTGCACTGAAGCTGAACACAGAGCAGTCTCATCTGTTTTCCGATCGTCTAGTGG atGAGGAGTTGCCACCCATACATCATGGTGAAGCAATAACCGATAGACGCAGCACCTTCCAACCCCATTTAGCACCTGTGGTGAGCCCTAAACAG GTTCGAATGGTCCTCGACAAACTGTACGAAAACAAGAAGATTGCAAGTGCTACTCACAATATCTACGCGTACAG AATATATTGTGAGGACAAAAATACTTTTCTTCAAGACTGTGAAGATGATGGAGAGACTGCTGCAGGGGGACGGCTGCTCCATCTTCTGCAG ATTCTGGACGCGCGGAACGTGCTGGTGGTTGTGTCACGGTGGTACGGCGGGATTCTGCTCGGGCCAGATCGCTTTAAACACATCAACAACTGTGCCAGGAACATCCTCATCCAGGAGGGCTACACTGAATCTACG gATGAAGCTTCAAAATCAAGTGGGAAGAATAAAAAGGCtaaaagcaaaaagacaaagtaa